The following are encoded together in the Vigna angularis cultivar LongXiaoDou No.4 chromosome 9, ASM1680809v1, whole genome shotgun sequence genome:
- the LOC108347502 gene encoding phospholipase D gamma 1 has product MDNSGSSQPPYGYPNPYLYPGNTPPYPPPDPYAPPPYPYPYPPNAPDTFNYSYPPPSPPPSAPYSSHTYPPPLHPPPPPHDSFAFSMPQSPNIYPYPHQDPPEWSNTGGEVPQSSDSYKPPAVSIYPPLDDRMSIVRMSETTNTLPLLTRSPSISNYFRDEFYGLSVYSPSDLDKEDPTRPSVQSDDSMSDHSLQIVPIQNKASLPVLLLHGNLDIWVHRAKHLPNMDMFHKTLGDVFGKLPVNVNKVDGTVSRKITSDPYVTVSVSNAVIGRTFVISNSENPVWEQHFYVPVAHHVAEVHFVVKDSDVVGSQLIGVVTIPAEKIYSGEKIHGSYPILNSSGKPCKPGAILILSIQYIPIEKLITYHQGVGAGPEYHGVPGTYFPLRKGGMVNLYQDAHVPSGSLPNVKLNHGLYYNHGKCWNDIFEAIRAAQRLVYITGWSVWHKVRLVRDADNATDSTLGELLRTKSSEGVRVLLLVWDDPTSRSILGYKMDGVMATHDEETRRFFKHSSVQVLLCPRFAGKRHSWAKQKEVGTIYTHHQKTVIVDADAGNDKRKIVAFIGGLDLCDGRYDNPYHPLFRTLQTLHKDDYHNPTFTGNTGGCPREPWHDLHSKIDGPAAYDVLTNFEERWLRAAKPKGIKKLTSSYDDALLKLDRIKDVISTSDDLDLDEDNNPASWHVQIFRSIDSNSVKGFPKDPKDASSVNLVCGKNVLIDMSIHTAYIKAIRAAQHYIYIENQYFIGSSYNWSQYKDLGANNLIPMEIALKIAAKIRANERFAVYIVIPMWPEGVPTGAATQRILFWQHKTMQMMYETIYKALVEVGLEGAFSPQDYLNFFCLGNREAVDVYENVTVSGNPPAANSPQAISRNNRRFMIYVHSKGMIVDDEYVILGSANINQRSMEGTRDTEIAMGAYQPYHTWARRQFYPLGQIHGYRMSLWAEHTGTIEDCFSEPESIECVRRIRTMGEQNWKQYASNDETEMKGHLLKYPVEVDRKGKVRSLPGQDEFPDVGGKIIGSFIAIQENLTI; this is encoded by the exons ATGGACAATTCTGGGTCTTCACAACCTCCATATGGGTATCCAAACCCTTATTTGTACCCTGGCAACACCCCTCCATACCCTCCTCCTGATCCATATGCACCACCACCATATCCGTATCCATATCCACCAAATGCTCCAGATACCTTCAACTACTCATACCCCCCACCTTCTCCACCACCCTCAGCACCCTATTCTAGCCACACATACCCTCCTCCTCTTcatcctccaccaccacctcaTGATTCCTTTGCCTTTTCTATGCCTCAATCACCCAATATTTATCCTTACCCTCACCAAGATCCTCCAGAATGGAGTAACACAGGAGGTGAAGTACCTCAAAGTAGTGATAGTTATAAGCCTCCTGCCGTTTCTATTTACCCTCCTTTGGATGATCGCATGAGCATAGTCAGGATGTCTGAAACCACAAATACACTTCCATTGTTGACTCGATCCCCttcaatttcaaattactttagAGATGAGTTTTATGGACTCTCTGTCTACTCCCCCTCAGATTTGGATAAAGAGGACCCTACTAGACCTTCTGTTCAATCTGATGACTCAATGAGTGATCACAGCTTGCAGATTGTCCCAATTCAGAACAAAGCGTCTCTGCCAGTTCTGCTCCTGCATGGGAATTTAGATATTTGGGTTCATCGAGCCAAACACCTTCCAAACATGGACATGTTCCACAAGACTTTGGGAGATGTGTTTGGGAAATTGCCTGTAAATGTCAACAAGGTGGATGGAACGGTGAGCCGGAAGATTACCAGTGATCCTTATGTAACAGTTTCTGTGTCTAATGCTGTTATTGGGAGGACTTTTGTGATTAGCAATAGTGAAAACCCTGTGTGGGAGCAACATTTCTATGTTCCTGTTGCACATCATGTAGCTGAAGTTCATTTTGTTGTGAAGGACAGTGATGTGGTGGGTTCGCAGCTCATTGGTGTTGTGACAATTCCAGCTGAAAAGATATACTCAGGGGAAAAGATACATGGGAGCTACCCTATTCTGAATAGCAGTGGGAAGCCATGTAAGCCAGGTGCTATCTTGATATTATCCATTCAATACATTCCAATAGAGAAACTTATCACTTATCATCAAGGAGTTGGAGCTGGTCCTGAATATCATGGGGTTCCTGGCACGTATTTTCCATTGAGGAAAGGTGGAATGGTAAATCTTTATCAAGATGCTCATGTCCCAAGTGGTTCTCTACCTAATGTTAAGCTTAACCATGGCTTGTATTACAATCATGGAAAGTGTTGGAATGACATCTTTGAAGCCATACGGGCAGCTCAGAGATTGGTTTACATTACGGGCTGGTCTGTGTGGCACAAAGTTAGGTTGGTAAGGGATGCTGACAATGCAACAGATTCCACCCTGGGTGAACTTCTTAGGACTAAGTCATCGGAGGGAGTCAGAGTGCTTCTACTTGTATGGGATGACCCTACATCAAGAAGCATTCTTGGTTACAAAATG GATGGTGTAATGGCAACTCATGATGAGGAAACTAGACGATTTTTCAAGCACTCTTCTGTGCAAGTGCTGCTTTGTCCTCGCTTTGCTGGAAAACGACATAGCTGGGCCAAACAAAAG GAAGTTGGAACAATATATACACATCATCAGAAAACTGTAATTGTGGATGCTGATGCTGGaaatgacaaaagaaaaattgtggCATTTATTGGTGGACTGGATTTGTGTGATGGGCGATATGATAATCCTTACCATCCTCTCTTTAGGACACTGCAGACACTGCATAAGGATGACTATCACAACCCTACTTTCACG GGTAATACTGGAGGTTGTCCACGGGAGCCATGGCATGACTTACATTCTAAAATTGATGGTCCAGCAGCTTATGATGTTTTGACCAACTTTGAGGAGCGCTGGTTAAGAGCTGCGAAACCTAAAGGGATAAAAAAGCTTACAAGTTCATATGATGATGCATTACTTAAGCTAGACAGAATAAAAGATGTTATCAGTACATCTGATGATCTTGATCTTGATGAGGATAATAATCCTGCATCATGGCATGTTCAG ATATTCCgttcaattgattcaaattcgGTCAAGGGATTTCCGAAGGATCCAAAAGATGCATCAAGCGTT AATCTGGTATGTGGGAAGAATGTACTGATTGACATGAGTATACATACAGCATATATAAAGGCCATTCGTGCTGCACAACATTACATTTATATTGAGAATCAATATTTCATTGGGTCTTCATATAATTGGAGTCAATATAAAGACCTTG GTGCTAATAATTTAATTCCAATGGAAATTGCACTGAAGATTGCTGCAAAGATAAGGGCAAATGAGAGATTTGCAGTGTACATTGTTATTCCAATGTGGCCGGAGGGTGTTCCAACAGGTGCTGCCACTCAAAGGATTCTATTTTGGCAG CACAAAACAATGCAAATGATGTATGAAACAATTTACAAGGCTTTGGTTGAAGTTGGGCTTGAAGGAGCATTCTCTCCACAAGACTATTTGAACTTCTTCTGTCTTGGCAATCGGGAGGCAGTAGATGTGTATGAGAATGTCACTGTGTCTGGAAATCCTCCAGCAGCAAATAGTCCACAA GCAATTAGTAGAAACAATCGACGATTCATGATTTATGTTCATTCAAAAGGCATGATAGTTGATGATGAATATGTCATATTGGGGTCTGCCAACATCAACCAGCGCTCTATGGAAGGAACAAGGGACACTGAGATTGCAATGGGTGCATACCAACCTTATCATACCTGGGCAAGAAGACAGTTTTATCCACTTGGGCAG ATCCATGGATATAGAATGTCACTTTGGGCAGAACATACGGGTACTATTGAAGACTGTTTTTCAGAACCAGAGAGCATTGAATGTGTTAGGAGGATTAGAACAATGGGTGAACAGAACTGGAAACAATATGCATCAAATGATGAAACAGAGATGAAAGGGCATCTACTCAAGTACCCTGTAGAAGTTGATAGAAAGGGTAAGGTAAGATCCCTTCCTGGTCAGGATGAGTTTCCAGATGTGGGTGGAAAGATTATAGGATCATTTATTGCCATTCAGGAAAATCTAACCATTTGA
- the LOC108344179 gene encoding uncharacterized protein LOC108344179 codes for MSHSSVQGNVTQDQENIELREELNRTKTELNELRQIVATLTINQSRHTQGTHSHRQNYDQDDHSHHSDHHTYQPYDHYQHPPRRHHNHREHHVEPKLDLPPFYGRDNVEEYFEWEMKVEQIFECYNIDDRRRVTLATLTFQGAALYWWTSIIRDQRMNGDYKIQYWNELKAALHRRHVPAYYAREVMDKLHRLQQRNMSVEEYRQKLELLMLRAGIKEEERFTIARFQSGLNYEIRDKVELLPYLDLNDFVQLCVRVEEQNRRKASTKRTYPTTSSYRRDLKREGSFPRYEETKEREQERTQDKFKSKDRELKREKESSKGKEQRIPREPPRDTRGRETRCFKCGARGHYSTECHFKKSTYILEHKSNSEESSSSVSELSSSEEEHEAPPCDGDLLMVRRLLEAKHVELEQTQRENLFHTRCKVLDKTCSMIVDSGSCCNCCSTRMVEKLGLTPTPHPNPYKLQWIKEDEGIVVKEQVSVPISIGKYEDQIICDIVPMEAGHILLGRPWQFDKQALHDGVTNKITIQHKGKKIILSPLTPSQVREDQIILKKKLDGEKKLYSNKVSKEKKLSLVESASTNEVVPLHTSKNLFLGQPHFLLYCKEALLSINHPLDSHPKGLQKLLKEFDDLFPKEVPSGLPPLRGIEHQIDLIPGASLPNRPAYRTNPTETKEIEKQVNDLLGKGWIQKSLSPCAVPVLLVPKKDGSWRMCTDCRAINNITVKYRHPIPRLDDMLDELHGANMFTKIDLKSGYHQIRIKEGDEWKTAFKTKFGLYEWLVMPFGLTNAPSTFMRLMNHVLQEYIGSFVVVYFDDILIYSKGLKEHLHHVRKVLILLRQHHLFANFDKCTFCQESVIFLGFKVGKEGVHVDPSKIKAIQEWPILKTVGEVRSFLGLAGFYRLFVENFSTIAASLNELLKKDVPFKWDEKQSLAFETLKHKLTHAPILHLPNFSKAFQVECDASGVGIGAVLIQEGHPIAYFSEKLKRPTLNYPTYDKELYALIRALKTWEHYLVSQEFIINTDHESQVS; via the coding sequence ATGAGTCACTCTAGTGTTCAAGGTAATGTCACTCAAGATCAAGAGAACATAGAGTTGCGAGAAGAGCTCAATAGAACCAAGACTGAGTTGAATGAGCTAAGGCAAATAGTCGCCACTCTTACTATCAATCAAAGCAGGCACACACAGGGAACTCACTCTCATAGGCAAAATTATGATCAAGATGATCATTCCCACCATAGTGATCACCATACTTACCAACCTTATGATCACTATCAACACCCTCCTAGGCGACATCACAACCATAGAGAACATCATGTAGAACCTAAGCTTGACCTTCCTCCTTTCTATGGTAGAGATAATGTTGAAGAATACTTTGAGTGGGAGATGAAGGTTGAACAAATTTTTGAATGCTACAACATAGATGATAGGAGGAGAGTGACCTTAGCCACCTTAACCTTTCAAGGTGCAGCCCTTTATTGGTGGACATCCATCATAAGGGACCAAAGGATGAATGGCGACTACAAAATCCAATATTGGAATGAGTTGAAAGCAGCCTTACACAGGCGACATGTCCCAGCCTATTATGCTAGAGAAGTCATGGACAAGCTCCATAGacttcaacaaagaaacatgagtgttgaagaATATAGGCAAAAATTAgagttactcatgttgagagcGGGAATCAAAGAGGAGGAGAGATTCACCATAGCTAGATTCCAGAGTGGATTAAACTATGAGATTagagataaggtagaactcTTACCTTACTTAGATCTAAATGATTTTGTCCAGCTATGTGTGAGAGTGGAAGAACAAAACAGGAGAAAAGCTTCCACAAAAAGAACCTACCCTACCACATCATCATATAGGAGAGatcttaagagggagggtagctTTCCAAGATATGAGGAAACAAAGGAGAGAGAGCAAGAAAGGACACAAGATAAGTTCAAAAGCAAAGATAGAGAgctaaaaagggaaaaagaaagcTCTAAAGGAAAAGAACAAAGAATTCCAAGAGAGCCACCCAGAGATACTAGGGGTAGGGAGACTAGATGTTTCAAATGTGGGGCCAGAGGACACTATTCAACTGAGTGTCACTTTAAAAAGTCAACCTATATCCTTGAACATAAAAGTAATAGTGAGGAGTCGTCCTCTAGTGTGTCTGAGTTGTCCTCATCTGAAGAGGAACATGAAGCTCCACCTTGCGATGGAGATCTTCTCATGGTTAGGAGACTCCTTGAGGCAAAGCATGTTGAGTTAGAACAAACTCAACGAGAAAACCTATTCCACACTCGCTGCAAAGTTCTTGATAAAACATGTTCtatgattgtggatagtggttcttgttgtaattgttgtagcactagAATGGTTGAAAAGCTAGGCTTAACTcctactcctcatcctaacccttacaaacttcaatggataaAAGAGGATGAAGGAATAGTTGTTAAGGAACAAGTAAGTGTTCCCATTTCCATAGGCAAGTATGAAGACCAAATCATTTGTGATATTGTTCCAATGGAAGCGGGTCACATTTTACTTGGACGGCCTTGGCAATTTGACAAACAGGCTTTgcatgatggagtcaccaacaagATCACCATTCAACATAAAGGCAAAAAGATTATCTTGAGTCCTCTTACACCATCACAAGTGCGAGAGGATCAAATAATActtaagaagaagttggatggtGAGAAGAAACTTTACTCTAATAAAGTTTCCAAAGAGAAGAAGTTGAGTTTGGTTGAAAGTGCCTCAACCAATGAAGTTGTCCCACTACACACTTCCAAAAATCTTTTCCTTGGACAACCTCACTTTCTTCTCTATTGTAAGGAGGCACTTCTTTCCATAAATCATCCACTTGATTCCCATCCAAAGGGGTTACAAAAGCTTTTGAAAGAGTTTGATGATTTATTTCCTAAAGAGGTTCCAAGTGGTTTACCACCTCTTCGGggaattgaacatcaaattgatttaATTCCAGGAGCCAGtcttcctaataggccagcctataggactAACCCCACAGAAACCAAAGAGATAGAGAAGCAGGTTAATGATTTATTGGGAAAAGGGTGGATACAGAAAAGCCTTAGCCCTTGTGCGGTGCCAGTGTTGTTAGTACCTAAGAAAGATGgatcttggagaatgtgtacagattgcAGGGCTATTAACAACATTACAGTCAAGTATAGGCACCCTATTCCTAGATTGGACGACATGctagatgaattacatggagcaaacatGTTCACCAAGATTGATCTTAAAAGTGGGTATCATCAAATCCGAATTAaagaaggagatgaatggaaaaccgcTTTTAAGACCAAATTTGGCCtttatgaatggttagtcatgccttTTGGCTTAACCAATGCTCCTAGTACCTTCATGCgattaatgaatcatgtccttCAGGAATACATAGGCAGCTTTGTTGTAGTCtactttgatgatattttaatttatagcaAAGGTCTTAAAGAACATCTTCATCATGTGAGGAAAGTATTGATTTTGCTTAGACAACACCATTtatttgccaactttgacaaatgtaccTTTTGTCAAGAGAGTGTTATTTTTCTAGGCTTCAAAGTTGGGAAAGAAGGAGTACATGTTGATCCTAGCAAAATCAAAGCTATCCAAGAATGGCCTATCCTCAAAACAGTGGGAGAAGTAAGAAGTTTTCTAGGTCTAGCAGGTTTCTATAGACTCTTTGTAGAAAATTTTTCTACTATTGCTGCTTCCCTTAATGAACTTTTGAAGAAGGATGTGCCATTCAAATGGGATGAGAAACAAAGTCTAGCTTTTGAGACCTTAAAGCATAAGTTAACACATGCACCCATTCTACATTTACCTAATTTTTCCAAAGCTTTTCAAGtagaatgtgatgcttctgGGGTAGGAATAGGCGCTGTTCTTATACAAGAAGGTCATCCAATagcttattttagtgaaaaacttaagAGACCTACTttgaactatcctacctatgacaaagaactTTATGCCCTCATTCGAGCATTgaaaacttgggagcattacttaGTGTCTCAAGAGTTTATAATAaacactgaccatgaatctcaAGTATCTTAA